Part of the Eubacterium sp. 1001713B170207_170306_E7 genome, TCGCGCTCAGCGGCGGTCCGGCCCTCCAGAGCTAGCGCCCTGGCGATGATGGAGATAGGGTCCTTTTTCCGCTCAATGCCGCCCTCTGTCTCACTGACCATCAGCCCGGTCTCGGAAAGCCGCCGGTCAAAGAAATGGTTCAGGTTTAAGAGCAGCGGCCTGAGCCCCAGGCCGATCACCAGCGCCACAGGAACAAAGAGAAGCAGGTGGAGCAGGTCGGAGGCATAGTGGGCCGCATAAACGCCCGCCACAGCCTCACGCATGGCGTTAATGCCATAGGTAAAGGGCAGCAGGGGATGGACAGCCTGAAAGAAGCCCGGCGTCATCTCGATGGGGTAGGTGCCCGCGGAGCCGGGAATCTGCAGAATGACGAGAATCACGCAGATGGCTTTTCCGATGTGCTTGAAGGTGACCGAAAGCGCGTAGATCAGGTTCACGTAGACAAAGGAGGCCAGCAGTCCGGCGAAAATAAAGGCCCCAGGGCTTTCACACTGGATTTTCATCAGCAGCAGGTCTCCGGCGCACACCACAAGCCCCTGCAGCAGGCCCACAGTGATGTATAGGAGCCAGCGGCCGAAGTAGGCCCGGGTGGGCGTCAGGTTTTTAATGCTTTCGTCCTCGTCCACCTCCAGCTTAAAAATGGCGATGAGGACAATCCCGCCGACCCAGATGGCCAGATTGCTGTAAAAGGGCGCCAGGGCAGAGCCATAGTTGGCGACCGGATAGATTTTTTCCGTCTCAACCTCCACGGGCGACGCCATGAAGTCTGCCACCTGCTCCGGCTGGATACCGGTGGTTGAAAGGAAATTCTGATACAGCCTGGAATTTTTAATGGCGTTCAGATCAGTGGCGATCCGGCTGAGCTGCCCTGTGAGATCGGCCAGCACGCCCTGGGTGCTGTCGAGGGCATTCCCGGCTTCTGTCAGGGCTGTGCCCAGGTCATCGAGGATTCCCTGCAGCTGGTTGGCCGCGGGAGTGACCCCGGACAGGATCCCGGAGGTTTTTCCGGAAAGGAGGGCAAAGCTGTCGAGGCTCTGGTTAATTTGAGGCAGCAGAGTCTGCTGAAAGCGGGTGTTTACGCCGTTGAGGGCTTCGCCGCCGTCAGAGGTGATCTGATTCAGGTTTTTGCGCGATTCGGAGGTCTGGGCAATCATGTTTTTTACACTGGTATTGCCCGCTTCCAGACGGTCCAGAATTTTCTGCTGGTTTTCGGCCTCGGCCTCCAGAGACTGGATGAGCCTGGACAGCTCGGCGGAGGGGTGGTCTTCATTGAGCTTTTTCAGGGCGTCCACAATCTCCTGGTTAACATCCAGCATTTCCTTTGCCGAGGTGATGCCGCTCTCAAACCCGGCGTTTATCTCAAGGGCCTGGGCCTCCAGGTTCCCCAGCTGAGACGCGGCCGTCCCGTTGATCTGTCCCAGGACACTGTGGCCCTGGTTCAGGATGCCGGACAGGCTGCCGGAAAACGTCCCGATGCTTTCCCGGCTCTGGCTCAGGCGCGCCTGGGCGCTTTCCAGGCCTTTCTGGCCGGAGGCGGCAGCGTCCTTGAGGCTGTCGAGGGTCGATCGGCCGCCGTCGATGGAGCTCTGACCCTGAGCGATGGTTCCCCTGAAGTTTTTCAGCAGCACACGGTAAGTGTCCAGATCGCTCCGGGTGGTATCAATGGCGGTGGTAATGTCCGCACTGGCCTGGTTGAGCTTTCCGGATATGCCTGCCGCCGAGGCGGTTATGGCCTTGGACACGCTCTCGGAGGCCACTGCGGAAAAGGTGTTTTTGATTTCTTCTTCCAGCGTCTGCGCGCCAGTGTCTGTGATCTTGGGCGCGATGGCGTTCTTTTTTTCGTTGACGTAATAAATAATCTCGGATTTTTCAATCCGCCCGTTTAAAAACTCGGTCAGCCGGGCGCTGAAATCCTCGGGAATGATGATGGCTGCGTAGTATTTACCAGATTTCACCCCTTCGACCGCTTCGCCGGTATCGACAAAGGTCCAGCCGAGCTGGTCGTTTTCCCGGAGGTTCGCCACGATCTCGTCCCCGGCGTTGAGCCTGCCGGTGACGGCATTGCTGGTTCCGGCATCCTCGCTGGCCACAGCGACCTTGAGGTTTCTGGTATTGCTGTAGGGGTCGTAGTTCGCGCCGATGTTAAACCAGGCATAAAGGGAGGGAATGACAATAATGCCGATGGTTACAATGAGCGCAAAGCGGTTTTTACAAAGCCGCCGGACGTCCCGCTTAAAGATATTCCATATTTGTTTCACGTTACACCTCTGCGATATGATTACAACATATTCTAATTTTTAATAGTCTTTTTGTCAAGTTTAAACGCCTTAAACGCCTCTTATGCAAAGGGCCGTAAGGCGTGTTTTTTAAACGCCGCTTTTCTTTTATTGACAGGGCCTCTGCCCTCGTATATAATAAATGAAAGTGAACACTTGCATTGGAGGTGGAGCCTTTGGATGAAACAAGGCAGAGGATTATGGACGCGACCATGGCGTTGGTGCGTGATAAGGGCTATGCGGCCACAACCACAAAGGATATTGCGCGTCAGGCCGGGGTGAACGAGTGTACCATTTTCCGGAAATTCAAGGGCAAAAAGGATATTATCCTGAACGCCATGGAGGAAAAACGGTGGCGGCCGGAGCTGGGCCCGGGTATTTTAGACAAGGTGTCCTATGAGCTTGAGCCGGACCTCAGGCTGTTTATGCGCACCTATCTGGAGCGGGTCACCGCAGACTTTGTGGGGCTCTCCATTGGGCTGCGTGCGCCTCAGATCTATGAGGAGACCGCGCCGCTGATCATGAAAACACCTCAGTCCTTTATGGACGCTCTGAAGGTGTACTTCAAGGAGATGGCAGCCCGTGGCTTAATCGCGGAGACGGATTTCGACTGCCTGGCCATGACCATCTTTTCCGCGACCTTTGGCTACACCTTCCTCAAAGCGTCCTTTGAGGACCGGCTGACACCCGTAGAGCAGGACGCCTATATCGCAAAAAGCGTCGCTCTTTTTGTCAGGGGCATTGAACGGCACTAGAAAGCAGGCACCTTCTTCCAGAGGAGGTGCCAAAAAAATAACGGATATGCAAGTAAGCACTTGCAATCAAGGAGGCTATTATGGAGATAACGGGAGCAGCATTGTTTGTAAAGGCCCTGGAAGCAGAGGGCGTGGATATGGTCTTTGGGTATCCGGGCGGGCAGGCCATTGACCTGTTCGACGCTTTATATGACCATCCGGCCATTGAGGTCATCCTGCCAAGGCACGAGCAGGGCCTTGCCCATGCCGCCGACGGCTACGCGCGTGCAACGGGAAAAGCAGGGATCTGTCTGGTGACCAGCGGCCCCGGCGCCACCAACCTGGTCACCGGGATCGCCACCGCCAATTATGACAGCGTGCCCCTCGTCTGTTTTACCGGACAGGTGGCAACCGGACTGCTGGGTAAGCAGGCTTTTCAGGAGGTAGATATTGTAAGCATAACCGAGAGCATCACCAAATACGCAGTCACGGTTTTGCGGCGTGAGGATCTGGCCGGTGAGATCCGAAAAGCCTTCTGCCTTGCGAAAAGCGGCAAGCCCGGCGCGGTGGTGGTCGATATCCCAAAGGATGTGCAGCAGGCCCTTGGCAGCGACGCCTACAGGCCTTCTGGAACAGAAGCGCAGCCGGAAAGCCCGGCGGCGCCGGATCATACCTGGGCGGATGAGGCGGCTGGCCTGCTCGCAGCGGCCAGACGCCCGTTGATCCTGGCGGGCGGCGGCGTGCATATCGCCGGGGCCTCGGCTGCGCTGCAGGCCTTTGCGCAGAAAACCGGGATTCCGGTCGTCACCACCATTATGGGAAAGGGAGCGCTGCCCACGAAGCATCCGCTGTATGCCGGCAATATCGGGATCCACGGCAGCTTTGCCGCCAATTCGGCAGTATCGGCCTGTGATGTGCTGCTGGCAGTGGGAACGCGCTTTAATGACCGCATCACCGGCCGCACCGCCGGCTTCGCAAAGAACGCGAAGCTCATTCATATCGACATTGAGCCCTCTGTCCTGTCCAGAAATGTGCCGGCCTGTCAGGCCATCACGATGGACGCCGGAAAAGCCCTTTCCGTGCTCGAACAGCGGGTGTCAAAGGCCCAGTGCCGTCAATGGTGCGGGCAGATTAATGCCTGGCGTACCCAGCATCCCCTGAGCATACCAGAGAATGGACTGACGCCGCGTCGGGTCATCGAAGCCGTCAACACACTGCTGCCAGACACCATTGTGGTTACTGATGTGGGGCAGAACCAGCTCTGGACCACCCAGTTCCTGGAGCACAGCGGCGGCAGACGGCTCATCACCTCCGGTGGTCTGGGCACTATGGGCTACGGACTGCCCGCGGCCATCGGGGCCAGCCTGGGCAACCCGGGCAGCCGGGTGGTGGCCATCATGGGGGACGGCGGCCTTCAGATGGTCAGCCAGGAGCTGGCCACCGCAGTAGTTTATGGGCTGCCTGTGATCATCTGCGTATTTAACAACGGCTGGCTGGGCAATGTGCGCCAGTGGCAGGAGCTGTTTTACGCAAAGCGTTATTCCAGCACCTGCCTGCGGGCCAGAAGAAGCTGCCGGCACCGCTGTTCCGGGCCGTCGGCGCATTGTCCGGAGTACACGCCGGATTTTGTCCGCCTTGCCGAAAGCTATGGCCTGCCCGCCCGGCGGGTTACCCGTGAGGAGGATGTGGAGCCGGCCTTCACAGATGCGTTGAGCCATACCGCCGGGCCAGTGCTCATCGAGTTCATGCTCGAAGCTGAGGCCAATGTGCTGCCCATTGTGCCGCCCGGCAATGCGCTGGATGAAATGGAGGGAATATAAAAAGGCGGCCTAAGCCACCATTTTGATAAAGCTGAGAAGCAGCTTCAGCCCGTAAAAAATAATGACAGCGCCGCAGATCACATTGATGGCCCGCAGAACCCGGTCGTTAAATTGATGGCTGAACAGGGTGATAAAGGCCGTCAGCCCAAGAAACCAGAGGCAGGAGGCTGAGGCGACCCCGGCGATAAAGGCCAGGCCCTGCTCTGGGGGCAGGGTGACCCGGAAAGCCCCCAGCATCATGGTGCCGTCGATGATGGCCTGGGGGTTGAGCCAGGTGACCACAAAGGCTGTGGCGGCTACCCGGCGCAGCGGCAGGTTTACATCCCTGGAGGTATCCAGGGCCGCCTTGCTCCGCAGCAGGCCGATGCCGATGCCAACGACAATGACGCTTCCCGCCAGCAGCACAAGCTTCTGTACCCAGGGAAACTGCTCCATGAGCGCGCCGGCGCCAAAGAAACAGGCTAAAGCCAGGGAGATGTCAAAGAAGATAACGATCAGCGCGGTGGCGGCGGAACGCCTGCGGCTCTGTGTGAGCGCTGTGTTGATGACGAACAGGTTTTGAAGACCGATGGGCGCCACGTAGGCCAGCCCCATCGTCAGTCCTTGAAGAAAATACATAATGTCCTCCTGATACCAACCAAAATGGTCAGGTTATGCTATAATTATACGTATCATAAGCGGCTGTGTCCACAGCCAAAACCATAAAAGGAACCCAACCAAAAAGGAGAGGCCTATGCAAAAATCCCAGACGCTTCAAACCGTTTGTCTCGACTGGCAGCCGGACAAAAACTCCGGCGTGCCCCTGTATGTGCAGATCGTCCGTTATGTCAGCGGCCAGGTGGCCTCTGGCCATTGGGGGGTGGGTACGCGCCTGCCCTCACAGCGGCGCATGGCCCAGGCCCTGGGCGTTAACCGCAGCACGGTGGTCACCGCCATGGAGGAACTGGCGGCCATTGGACTGGTGGAGGGCAGGGGAAGCAGCGGCACCCGCATTGCCAGCGATACCTGGTCGCTGCTGCTGTCCGGCACAGCGCCGGACTGGGGGCGTTATATCCGGTCGGGCAGCTTTCAGGCCAACCAGCCCACCGTCCAGACCATTAACCGCCTGGAGTTTGAGGACTATGTGCGCCTGGGCACCGGGGAGCTGTCACCCTCGCTCTTTCCCGGGGAGCTGATGAGCCGTGTGCTGGAAAGGCTGTCCCGCAGGACGCCGCCCCTCCACTATCTGGAGCCCCTGGGGCTGCCGGAGCTCCGGCAGGCGGTGTCGGACCGGCTTGCCCATCAGGGCATCGCGGTACCGCCCTCGGGCATTCTCATTACCTCCGGGTCGCTCCAGGCCCTGCAGCTCATTTCTGTGGGCATTTTAGACCCATCCTCCCGGGTTTTTGCCGAAGCACCCAGCTATCTGAAATCCCTTCAGGTTTTTCAGTCCGCCGGGATGTCCATTACCGGCATTCCCATGGATGAGCAGGGGCTGCTTTACCGTGAGCTGGAGCGATACCAGAAAGCCCAGGGAAAAACCAGTGAAAACCAGCTGCTCTACACCATTCCTTCCTACCAGAACCCCACGGGCACCCTCATGAGCGAGGAACGCCGGGTCGGACTCATTGCTTTCTGCCAGAAAAACCGGCTGCCGGTTATCGAGGACAACGCCTACAGCGAGCTGTGGCTGGACAGCCCGCCGCCCGCCTCTCTGAAAGCAAGGGATAAAAGCGGTATGGTGCTGTCCCTGGGCACATTGTCCAAAACGCTGGCGCCAGGCCTGCGGATCGGCTGGATCGCGGGGCCGGAATCCGTGGTGCGCCGTCTGGGGGATATAAAAATGCAGACCGACTACGGCGCCAGCTCCCTGTCTCAGTGGGCGGCGGCGGAGTTTCTGGCAGGCGGCCAGTACGACACCTATCTGGACGGGCTCAGGCGGGCGCTGAGAAAAAGGCGGGACGCGGCGCTGCGGGCGCTGGCGGATTACTTTACCGGCCTGGCGGACTGGAACGTGCCAGAGGGCGGCTTTTATATCTGGCTGCGGTTTAAAAGCCCCCTGTCCATTGACCGCTTGTTTAAAAAGGCGCTGGAGCGCCGAATCCTTTTAAACCCGGGCAGTATCTATGATTTCGCGCCCAGCCACGCCCTGCGTATTTCCTACGCCTACGAGCCGCCAGAGGTTTTCAGGGAAGCCGTGAAAACCCTGGCGGAGCTGGGACGCGGCCTGGACAGCCTTTAATCCCGGGGCCGCGAAGCAGAGGGAGCGTACCGGACATGCCCGCCAGGTCAGGACAGGACAGGGCGGCTGGTTTTAAAGCCCTGTGTTTTTCATTGCGGCAGGCCGCCTGCGCCTGTCCTCTGCGTGACATTTTGAGCCGTCCGGCCTTTACAAAATCCGGACGGCTTTTTTCACATCCTCAGACAGCCCGGTGACGCCGGGCGGTTTTCTTCCTATTAGAATAAATATAAATGCGTAAATCATAAATGACTCAGGCAGGTAGGGGGACGCGCCAAAGCTGACAAATCCGCCAGTTCCAGCTGTCCATAGGCAATGGGGATAACGGGTGGTATACTAAAGCCATCAAAACGAAAGGAGATACCCCGATGGCCTATGAAAGACAAAAGCTGAAAAACGAGCTCAAGATCAATCTGAACTACGGTGAAGTAGAGGGAAAGCTCAAAAAAAAGCTCAAGACCTTCAGCGGTCTGAGCACCGATGAAACCATTGCCACGCCAGAGGCGGTGGTGCGCACCGCCAAAGCCCTGGGCACCCTGATGGATCCCATCGTCAGCGATATTACCACCGTGATGTATTACGATAATATTGAGACTGCCTGACGCAGTGTGAAGCTTAACTAAAAAAGAGAAAGGAGAAAAAAGATGGAAACAGTGACCACCAAAAATCTGGATCTGGAATTCCAGTTGGAAAACGGCGATACCGATACCTTGAGCCTGCCCGATTATCTGGACGGCCTCACCCATGAGCAGATCACCGCGGCGGCCGACATTGTCATCGCCCAGAAAATTTTCCGCCCCGGCGGCTTTGCTTACCAGAAGCTCAAGAGCTACGAATACGTTGATAAAACCGTCCGAAAGACCGAGCTGGAGGTCTGACGGATCCCCCTACCGGAGGCACGGCACACTTTTGCGCTGTGCCTCCGGTAATGCCTGCGGCGGCCTCCTGAAATTTTTGATTATATTGTTGAAATAGAAACAAAAATTTAATATAATAGAGTGGATACCAGAGAAACAGGAGGGCAGACTGTGAACAAGCAGGATCAGGTGCTGACAGGCTTCAGGGAGCTGATGAATAAGATGACCTGGCTCAATAAATCCAAGATGGAGAAAGCGCTTAAGGGGTATAAGCCCTCTGAGGTGCACTTTATTGAATACATTGGGAGAAACGCGGATTCCAATGTGACAAGGCTGGCGGAATCCTTTTATATGACCCGGGGCGCCATCAGTAAAATTTCCAGAAAGCTCATGGAAAAGGGCGTGATTGAAAGCTACCAGAAGCCGGATAATAAAAAGGAGATCTATTTCAGGCTGACTGCCAGAGGCCGGGAGGTTTACGCGGTCCATGAGGCGCTGCACAATGCGTTTCAGAAGCGTGACAAGCCTGTTTTTGATACCATCACCGACGGGCAGCTCAATGACATGCTTTGCTTTATGGAAACCTACACCAGACACCTGGACGCAGAGATTGAAAAGCTGAATACCAGGCTTAAACCAAAATAAGAGCATCCGTTAAAAGAGCAGGCAGTCTGAGCACCCTGTGCGCAGGCTGTTTTTTTATTGTCTGATTTTGTTGACAAGGAAACATAATAATGCTATGATAAATATGTTTCCAGGGAATCAAAATTCAAATTAGCTGCAAGGACGTCTGCAAAGGAGAATACTTAACGATGTACAGAAAATCAATCTTTCACAGGGATTTTATACTGGTCGCTGCCGGCCAGATTATCTCGCTGTTCGGCAATCAGATCTTGAGGTATGCCCTGCCGCTCTATCTGCTCAATGAAACCGGGTCCTCGGCCTTATTTGGCAGCATTTTAGCCTGCTCCTTTATCCCCATGATTCTGCTCTTTCCCATTGGGGGGATCATTGCCGACCGGGTCAATAAGAGGAACATCATGGTCGCGCTGGATTTCGGCACCGCGGCCCTGACCCTGATCTTCTGCCTGCTGGCAGGGCGGGTCAGCATTGTGCCGCTCATGGCTGTAACCATGATTATCCTGTACGGCATACAGGGCGCGTACCAGCCGGCGGTCCAGGCATGTGTGCCGGATTTGGTGGCGGCAGAGCACATCATGCAGGGAAATTCCGTGGTCGATCTGATCAGCTCTCTGGCAGGCATGGCCGGACCGGTGGCGGGTGGAATTCTGTTTTCAATGGTGGGGCTTACCCCGATTTTATACGTGAGCACCGGCTGCTTTCTCGCGTCTGCGGTTATGGAAATCTTTATCCACATGCCTTGTGAGCGGAAGAAAAGCCAGGAGGGCATTGTGGTAACAGGCCTGAAGGACCTGCGGGAAAGCTTTGACTTTATCTTTAACGAAAGGCCGGTTCTGTGGAAGATGCCGCTGGTTTTTGCCAGTGTCAACCTGCTCTTAACCACGCTGATTTTAATCGGCGTTCCGGTTTTAATCACCCAGCGCATGGGCTTTGAGCCAAATACCGCCAGCCGCCTTTACGGGTTTGCCCAGGGGTTCATGGCAGGGGGCAGCGTGCTGGGCGGTCTGCTTGCCGGAGTGCTTGCGAAGAAGCTGAAACCACGGTCCATGCCCTTTCTTCTGGCCGGGTGTGCGCTGTCCGTGGGGCTGGTGGGCGTGGGGCTTCAGCTTCTGAGCGGCATGGCAGTCTACGCGGTACTGGTCGCCGGATCCAGCCTGCTGCTGGTTTTTTCAACTCTTTTTACCGTTCAGCTCATGACCTGTCTGCAGCTGCTCACCCCCAGGGAACTGACCGGAAAGGTGCTTTCCTGCGTGCTGTGTGTCTGCATGTGTACCAATCCCATCGGCCAGTTTGTTTACGGCCTTGTCTTTGAGCATATTGGCGGCAGCGTATTTCTGCCGTTTTATACCGCAGCGCTGATCATGCTGGGCATCGTTCTGCTCACACACCGTATTTTCGGTGCGGTCGATCCTCTGATGGCAGAGCAGGCAGAGCTGTGACAAATGCCCGTTTTTTGAAAATGCCACTTCAGGTTGCGGATATGCAAACCAGGGCTGGTAGACGGACTGGGCGCTTTCGGGTAAAATAGGGCTATAAGAGACGGAGGTGTTTAAAATTGGGCTTTGGCGAAAACTTGAGGCGGATCCGGAGGGACCGGCAGCTCTCCCAGGAGGAGCTGGCCGAGCGGCTGAAGGTCAGCCGGCAGGCTGTATCGAAATGGGAACAGGGCAGCGGCTATCCTGAGGTGGAAAAGCTGCTCTTACTGTCCGAGCTGCTGGAGGTCTCCTTGGATCATTTGATGGCAGAGGATTCACAACCGGAGACAGGCGGGGGCTCCGGCGCCGGAAATACCCAGAATGCCGGACGGATTTTAATCGAAGCCTTTGACGGCAGGTCAATTGTGAACTGCTGCCGGGTTCAGGCCTCGCCCCGGTTCAGGACAAAAAAGGATGAGCCCAAATACGCCCTTTTCGGCGTGGACGGCAGCTCATTTTGGGGAGAAAACACCACGGTGCTGGGCTGGTATGCCGGGGAGGAGGCCCTTGAGC contains:
- a CDS encoding YhgE/Pip domain-containing protein translates to MKQIWNIFKRDVRRLCKNRFALIVTIGIIVIPSLYAWFNIGANYDPYSNTRNLKVAVASEDAGTSNAVTGRLNAGDEIVANLRENDQLGWTFVDTGEAVEGVKSGKYYAAIIIPEDFSARLTEFLNGRIEKSEIIYYVNEKKNAIAPKITDTGAQTLEEEIKNTFSAVASESVSKAITASAAGISGKLNQASADITTAIDTTRSDLDTYRVLLKNFRGTIAQGQSSIDGGRSTLDSLKDAAASGQKGLESAQARLSQSRESIGTFSGSLSGILNQGHSVLGQINGTAASQLGNLEAQALEINAGFESGITSAKEMLDVNQEIVDALKKLNEDHPSAELSRLIQSLEAEAENQQKILDRLEAGNTSVKNMIAQTSESRKNLNQITSDGGEALNGVNTRFQQTLLPQINQSLDSFALLSGKTSGILSGVTPAANQLQGILDDLGTALTEAGNALDSTQGVLADLTGQLSRIATDLNAIKNSRLYQNFLSTTGIQPEQVADFMASPVEVETEKIYPVANYGSALAPFYSNLAIWVGGIVLIAIFKLEVDEDESIKNLTPTRAYFGRWLLYITVGLLQGLVVCAGDLLLMKIQCESPGAFIFAGLLASFVYVNLIYALSVTFKHIGKAICVILVILQIPGSAGTYPIEMTPGFFQAVHPLLPFTYGINAMREAVAGVYAAHYASDLLHLLLFVPVALVIGLGLRPLLLNLNHFFDRRLSETGLMVSETEGGIERKKDPISIIARALALEGRTAAEREARQAAFEESYRKKIKAGFLLMFILPLVFMVLMFSLDSKIIYLVLWIISLIGISVYLICLEYFRDKMRKQFEIEQQLCGMTDEEIRAMFKDDWKGTEK
- a CDS encoding TetR/AcrR family transcriptional regulator, whose product is MEPLDETRQRIMDATMALVRDKGYAATTTKDIARQAGVNECTIFRKFKGKKDIILNAMEEKRWRPELGPGILDKVSYELEPDLRLFMRTYLERVTADFVGLSIGLRAPQIYEETAPLIMKTPQSFMDALKVYFKEMAARGLIAETDFDCLAMTIFSATFGYTFLKASFEDRLTPVEQDAYIAKSVALFVRGIERH
- the ilvB gene encoding biosynthetic-type acetolactate synthase large subunit — encoded protein: MEITGAALFVKALEAEGVDMVFGYPGGQAIDLFDALYDHPAIEVILPRHEQGLAHAADGYARATGKAGICLVTSGPGATNLVTGIATANYDSVPLVCFTGQVATGLLGKQAFQEVDIVSITESITKYAVTVLRREDLAGEIRKAFCLAKSGKPGAVVVDIPKDVQQALGSDAYRPSGTEAQPESPAAPDHTWADEAAGLLAAARRPLILAGGGVHIAGASAALQAFAQKTGIPVVTTIMGKGALPTKHPLYAGNIGIHGSFAANSAVSACDVLLAVGTRFNDRITGRTAGFAKNAKLIHIDIEPSVLSRNVPACQAITMDAGKALSVLEQRVSKAQCRQWCGQINAWRTQHPLSIPENGLTPRRVIEAVNTLLPDTIVVTDVGQNQLWTTQFLEHSGGRRLITSGGLGTMGYGLPAAIGASLGNPGSRVVAIMGDGGLQMVSQELATAVVYGLPVIICVFNNGWLGNVRQWQELFYAKRYSSTCLRARRSCRHRCSGPSAHCPEYTPDFVRLAESYGLPARRVTREEDVEPAFTDALSHTAGPVLIEFMLEAEANVLPIVPPGNALDEMEGI
- a CDS encoding LysE family transporter codes for the protein MYFLQGLTMGLAYVAPIGLQNLFVINTALTQSRRRSAATALIVIFFDISLALACFFGAGALMEQFPWVQKLVLLAGSVIVVGIGIGLLRSKAALDTSRDVNLPLRRVAATAFVVTWLNPQAIIDGTMMLGAFRVTLPPEQGLAFIAGVASASCLWFLGLTAFITLFSHQFNDRVLRAINVICGAVIIFYGLKLLLSFIKMVA
- a CDS encoding PLP-dependent aminotransferase family protein produces the protein MQKSQTLQTVCLDWQPDKNSGVPLYVQIVRYVSGQVASGHWGVGTRLPSQRRMAQALGVNRSTVVTAMEELAAIGLVEGRGSSGTRIASDTWSLLLSGTAPDWGRYIRSGSFQANQPTVQTINRLEFEDYVRLGTGELSPSLFPGELMSRVLERLSRRTPPLHYLEPLGLPELRQAVSDRLAHQGIAVPPSGILITSGSLQALQLISVGILDPSSRVFAEAPSYLKSLQVFQSAGMSITGIPMDEQGLLYRELERYQKAQGKTSENQLLYTIPSYQNPTGTLMSEERRVGLIAFCQKNRLPVIEDNAYSELWLDSPPPASLKARDKSGMVLSLGTLSKTLAPGLRIGWIAGPESVVRRLGDIKMQTDYGASSLSQWAAAEFLAGGQYDTYLDGLRRALRKRRDAALRALADYFTGLADWNVPEGGFYIWLRFKSPLSIDRLFKKALERRILLNPGSIYDFAPSHALRISYAYEPPEVFREAVKTLAELGRGLDSL
- a CDS encoding DUF2922 domain-containing protein, with translation METVTTKNLDLEFQLENGDTDTLSLPDYLDGLTHEQITAAADIVIAQKIFRPGGFAYQKLKSYEYVDKTVRKTELEV
- a CDS encoding MarR family transcriptional regulator codes for the protein MNKQDQVLTGFRELMNKMTWLNKSKMEKALKGYKPSEVHFIEYIGRNADSNVTRLAESFYMTRGAISKISRKLMEKGVIESYQKPDNKKEIYFRLTARGREVYAVHEALHNAFQKRDKPVFDTITDGQLNDMLCFMETYTRHLDAEIEKLNTRLKPK
- a CDS encoding MFS transporter, encoding MSCKDVCKGEYLTMYRKSIFHRDFILVAAGQIISLFGNQILRYALPLYLLNETGSSALFGSILACSFIPMILLFPIGGIIADRVNKRNIMVALDFGTAALTLIFCLLAGRVSIVPLMAVTMIILYGIQGAYQPAVQACVPDLVAAEHIMQGNSVVDLISSLAGMAGPVAGGILFSMVGLTPILYVSTGCFLASAVMEIFIHMPCERKKSQEGIVVTGLKDLRESFDFIFNERPVLWKMPLVFASVNLLLTTLILIGVPVLITQRMGFEPNTASRLYGFAQGFMAGGSVLGGLLAGVLAKKLKPRSMPFLLAGCALSVGLVGVGLQLLSGMAVYAVLVAGSSLLLVFSTLFTVQLMTCLQLLTPRELTGKVLSCVLCVCMCTNPIGQFVYGLVFEHIGGSVFLPFYTAALIMLGIVLLTHRIFGAVDPLMAEQAEL
- a CDS encoding helix-turn-helix transcriptional regulator translates to MGFGENLRRIRRDRQLSQEELAERLKVSRQAVSKWEQGSGYPEVEKLLLLSELLEVSLDHLMAEDSQPETGGGSGAGNTQNAGRILIEAFDGRSIVNCCRVQASPRFRTKKDEPKYALFGVDGSSFWGENTTVLGWYAGEEALEREIQEIKKALAGGCASYTLKYAVKVKRHWGKIKIVE